Proteins encoded together in one Lathyrus oleraceus cultivar Zhongwan6 chromosome 5, CAAS_Psat_ZW6_1.0, whole genome shotgun sequence window:
- the LOC127079622 gene encoding uncharacterized protein LOC127079622 — MVNRDQDADEVIHRVRRENMMENDLTSMIERIMAQNGLNTGLRQPNYSSPLPEYILQTELPRGCKIPKFTKFSEDTSESTIEHIARYMTEAGDLANSENLRMKYFPSSLTKNTFTWFTTLPPNSIDAWPQLERLFYEQLYMGQTKISLKELANIKRKFTEPINDYLNRFRLLKSRCFTIVPEHELVEMGAGGLDYSIRKRDLIQNAIRDGRLKFANKGKNQMKVDTDPLNIAETNYVEPVEINMVDVREVEAVKETGTGSYTLDGKQATDGLSNDVSFGTSVKGKQVANVEPRTTEGLKG; from the exons ATGGTTAATAGAGACCAGGACGCAGACGAAGTAATTCATAGGGTCAGGCGGGAAAACATGATGGAAAATGACCTAACTAGTATGATAGAGAGAATCATGGCCCAGAATGGTCTAAACACAGGACTTCGACAACCAAATTATTCTTCTCCTCTACCAGAATATATCCTGCAAACAGAATTACCAAGGGGTTGTAAAatccctaagttcaccaaattctcagAAGATACTAGTGAATCCACTATAGAGCATATAGCCAGATACATGACTGAGGCAGGGGATTTGGCGAACAGTGAGAACTTGAGGATGaaatatttccctagttcttTAACAAAGAACACCTTCACGTGGTTTACGACTTTGCCACCAAATTCCATAGATGCTTGGCCCCAGTTAGAAAGATTGTTTTATGAACAATTATACATGGGCCAAACTAAGATAAGCCTTAAGGAATTAGCCAACATCAAGAGAAAATTCACCGAACCTATAAATGATTATCTGAATAGGTTCCGTTTGTTAAAGTCTAGATGCTTTACAATAGTGCCTGAACACGAGTTGGTCGAAATGGGCGCGGGAGGTCTGGACTATTCCATCAGGAAAAG ggatcttattCAGAACGCAATCAGAGATGGCCGCCTCAAGTTCGCCAACAAAGGAAAAAACCAGATGAAAGTTGACACTGATCCCCTTAACATTGCTGAGACCAACTATGTTGAACCTGTCGAAATCAACATGGTTGACGTAAGGGAAGTGGAGGCTGTAAAAGAAACAGGAACTGGAAGCTACACATTGGATGGAAAGCAGGCAACTGATGGCCTAAGTAACGACGTTTCCTTTGGAACTTCTGTCAAAGGCAAACAGGTTGCTAACGTCGAACCAAGGACCACTGAAGGTCTTAAAGGATAA